A stretch of Mastacembelus armatus chromosome 1, fMasArm1.2, whole genome shotgun sequence DNA encodes these proteins:
- the LOC113128001 gene encoding ATP synthase subunit d, mitochondrial-like — MASRRVALKAIDWVAFAERVPPSQKSMFNALKARSDGISAKLASLPEAPAAIDWSYYRSTVAKAGMVDEFENKFKALKIPEPVDTQTSTINTQEAEASKSAASYIEGSKTRISHYEEELEKFKNMIPFDQMTIEDLNTVFPETKLDKVKYPYWPHKPIADL; from the exons ATGGCCAGCCGTCGTGTAGCTCTGAAGGCCATTGACTGGGTGGCATTTGCAGAGCGTGTTCCACCCAGCCAGAAGAGCATGTTCAATGCACTGAAGGCTCGCAGTGATGGCATTTCTGCCAA ACTAGCCTCCCTGCCAGAGGCTCCTGCTGCCATTGACTGGAGTTACTACAGGAGCACAGTAGCCAAAGCGGGGATGGTTGATGAGTTTGAGAATAAG TTCAAAGCCCTGAAAATCCCTGAACCAGTTGATACACAGACGAGCACGATCAACACGCAGGAGGCTGAGGCT AGCAAAAGCGCAGCATCTTACATTGAAGGATCGAAGACCCGAATCTCTCATTATGAGGAAGAG ctggaaaagtttaaaaacatgaTCCCCTTCGATCAGATGACAATTGAAGACCTCAATACCGTTTTCCCTGAGACCAAGTTGGACAAGGTTAAATACCCCTACTGGCCCCACAAACCCATTGCTGATCTGTAA